Within Serratia odorifera, the genomic segment CGGCATCGTCGCTGCGGTCGCCGCGCCGGCGCTGAGTCTGGCCTCCGGGCGGCTCGATCGTCGCCTGTTGATGCTCGGTCTGTCGCTGCTGTTGATCGTCTCCAATCTGGTTTCCGCGCTGGCGGTCAACTTCCCGATGATGCTGCTCGGCCGCGTGCTGCTCGGCGTTTGCGTCGGTGGCTTCTGGTCATTCGCCGCCAACTATGGCCGCCATCTGGTGCCGGAAGCCAGCCAGGGTCGGGCAACGGCGCTGATCCTGAGCGGTATTTCGGTCGGTGCAGTATGCGGCGTGCCGGCGGGTGCGCTGATTGGCGATATGTTCGGCTGGCGCGCCGCCTTCTTTGGCAGCGCCGTGTTGGCACTGGCGGTGCTGATCGCGCAAGCGCGCCTGTTGACCTCGGTGCCGCCGAGCCGCGCGGTGACGCCGCGCGATCTGTTGTTGCCGCTGCGCCTGCCGTTGGCGCGCATTGGCCTGATCGCCATCGTACTGCTGTTTATCGGTCACTTTGCCGCCTACACCTATCTGCGACCGCTGCTGCAACAGGTGTTTGTGCTGAGCCCATCGGCCATTTCGATGCAGTTGCTGGCCTACGGCGCGATCGGTCTGCTGGGCACCTTCGCCGGCGAGCGTCTGGCTGAATACAGCCTGCGCGCCACCTTTATCCTGATTGCCGTTATGCTGGCGGGCATTCTGATTGTGTCACCACTGCTCAGCGGTATCCCTGGCGCAACGCTGATGGTACTGATCTGGGGACTGGCGTTTGGCGCAGTGCCGGTTTGCGCCACCAACTGGATGTTCAACGCCGTACCGCAGGCACCGGAAGCCGGTCAGGCGTTACTGGTGTGCGTCATTCAGATCGCCCTGGCCTCGGGCGCGCTGCTCGGCGGTGAAGTGGTTGACTGGCAAGGCGTCAGCAGCGCCATGCTGTTCGGCGGTGCGCTGATCCTGTCCGCGGCGCTGGTGTTCGGTTTGTCCTTGCGCTCCGGCATGGTTGACGCTAAACAATCCTAGAAGCAGAGTGAAAATCTCCCCGGCTAGCGCCGGGTTCTGGGCCTTGGGAGCATTATGGATCATCATTTACTTGCCATCCGCGTGTTTACCCGCGTGGTTGAAACCGGCGGATTTACCCGGGCGGCAGACTCGCTGCGCATGCCGAAAGC encodes:
- a CDS encoding MFS transporter; this encodes MLNNKDKPASSAWLAIFSLTVACFVMVTTEFLPIGLLTNIAPSLNVSTGTAGLMVTMPGIVAAVAAPALSLASGRLDRRLLMLGLSLLLIVSNLVSALAVNFPMMLLGRVLLGVCVGGFWSFAANYGRHLVPEASQGRATALILSGISVGAVCGVPAGALIGDMFGWRAAFFGSAVLALAVLIAQARLLTSVPPSRAVTPRDLLLPLRLPLARIGLIAIVLLFIGHFAAYTYLRPLLQQVFVLSPSAISMQLLAYGAIGLLGTFAGERLAEYSLRATFILIAVMLAGILIVSPLLSGIPGATLMVLIWGLAFGAVPVCATNWMFNAVPQAPEAGQALLVCVIQIALASGALLGGEVVDWQGVSSAMLFGGALILSAALVFGLSLRSGMVDAKQS